In Lycium barbarum isolate Lr01 chromosome 9, ASM1917538v2, whole genome shotgun sequence, the DNA window TCATTTTATCTATGCTTAGCtttgtattatatatagatatagatacaTATATTAAGTTATGTAGGAAATTATGCATTATTTTATATGAGATCAAATATGAAATAAGAATACATATATTATAACTAATTCAAATATGAAATTATTTGAAAAACAATAAATTCCTGTCAAAGTAAGTAATTCATGTATAATAATCTCCTCATTAATAATTGTTACATAATAATCCCTGCATTATTAATCACCACATAAACAATCTTTGTATTATAATTCTTGaataattattttatgaaattACAAACATTCCTCAAATGTTTTGTCACGTTTTAAGCAACcaatttcaaaaaatttcattCAATTCTTGAATTCCCTATATAAATTAAAACATAGCGGGAGTACGATTGATCTCCACATACATGAACCAAAAGTCAAGCAGAATAAACGAATCCCTACATTTTGAATGGAGGGAGGAGTTATACATGGTAGCATACAACGGTAGAGTGATTGCAATTGCAATAGAACGGTGGGCTATAGATATTTGTTGAATGTCAACAAGATCTTTATAAAGCATATTTTGATGGAGACAAATTAATGTGTGATTTTGTGGCATATGATGGGGACAAGCATAGTAAAGTTTATGATAATGGTAAAAAACACAttttaactatcacttttttcgTGAATTTCATAGCTGAGCTTTTAAGTGTGCGAATTTTCTACCTGAACTTTAAGCGTACGAGTTTCCTATCTGAACTTTAAGCGTGCGAGTATCCTACTTGAAGTATAATCAACTATTTATCAAAGCATACCTCAATTATTAGTCGGTGATAGTTCAGATTTGCTTGACCATTAACTTTAAAATTTAATCATTTGGGGAAAATGGCTCAAATATATGAAAACAAATTTAAGCAACAGTACTTTTGAAAGATTGTAAACTCTTCTTTTCTGATCTACCAAAGAATCTTTTCTGATGTACTCACCAAAGAATTAGTACTCTAATACTTAAGTGActgactacttttttttttttttcccggtCTATTATATACTGTACGGAGTACTAGACTCTAGTAATGGTAGCGGAAAATGAGGAATATTTTTTTCCTCTGCTTTTTTGTCGTTTAGGAAAGTTGAGAACTTTTGGTGGCTGCTACTTACATTTTGTCCATAAAGAAATGGCCAGTTGTTGTAAATTATATTATAGTAATATAAATttgaaaattgggaaacataTGCATGTGGGGAAGCAACGACTCAAATCACGCAGGCACAGAAGAAGGATGACAACATCGGCGAAGCAACTCCTATGTATATTCACAGCAATGATGCTTGTTTTCCTGGTAGTAGTTTCTGGCGCCGAGGATGTCCGGAGAACAGACTTCCCTGATACTTTCATTTTTGGTGCTGGTTCTTCTGCTTATCAAGTCAGTTTCTTTATAATCATCCCCCATTAtgtggagagagagagagtgagtgtGTGTGTGCTGGAAAGTGTGTGTTGTGTGAGGTCAACAACAGTTCAACTATACcctacattttcaaacaaaatatTTAGATATATATGTGAAAAGTCACTGATATTTTGTTTTGAACTCAATAATTTCAAATAAGTGATTATTcgtccgttcacttttacttgtctagttTGGACTTTGCACATTCTTTGAGAAACAAAAATTGATATGAGTGTTTTACcataatactcatattaattttttttatttaatccaTTCACCTAGGCGCAGCTAACCTACGGTGATGGGGGGTTTGGCCGGACCCCTACCTGTCGATGTATCGAGGGCAAGAAAGACATAAACCTTAGCTAATACAATTAGAATGAGCGAAGTCACTCTGAGCAAAATAGCCTGTAGGATGTAAGCAGAATCAATGTAAAGAAGTAGAAGTTAACAGCAAAAATTATAAACCACATTGTATCAGCTAAAGTTTGATTTGTTGTCAAAAGTGAATTGTCCTCTTTTGGTTCTGATTCTGAAATGAACAAGTCCCTCTGATCATTCTTCATTAAAGCTTTAATCTCCTGGGAGAGTGAAAAAGCTTGTGTGAAGAACCTATCAACTCTGTCAGTGAGTCCCATATTAGCAAGGTGATCAGCAATAAAGTTAGCTTCCCTGAAGCAATGTTGAAAATGTGTCCTTTCCTGGATCATAAGCTGCCTTGGCTTCAAGAAAAGCTCTCTTAGTTTAATAGGAGTGTTATAGGAGCCATTAATCATCTGTTTAATAGACTATGAATCTGATTCAACTACTAAATCTTAGCAGCCATGATCATTAAACAATTTTAGGTCTTGAGAAATGATCtggaaaataaataattaatgcgaaggataaaacatgattttttttctttttcttgatatgctaaaagtgacaagtaaaagtgaaaacaTATTTTTAGTATagcggacaagtaaaagtgaacggaaagagtaaaatttaaaattaaattcacTAAATCAAATTTCTGGAGCTGTAACTCAATAATCTTTTAGAAGCTAAATGCAGATAACTCTCTGTGATAAGCATGACTGCAACCTGAAAAATAGTATTACCTGTCAAATTATACTGATAGCTGTAAAAATTCATTGTACATGTGTGCATAGACATGCCTATAGTGTTTATTTGCAAATACTTTAAATTGTAGataactagaaaatatatttGTGCATAAATGTGTTTCCATAGAGCTGTATAATGTTGATTAGCAAATATGGTATAAAGTAAATGCCGCTAAACTATGTGGTAAGTTTGTTGAAAGGTTGAAGGAGCAGCATTTGAAGACGGAAGGATGCCTAGCATTTGGGACACCTTTGCTCATTCTGGTCTGATCTCTTATGGTTAATTTACTTTGCTAAGCTCAGAATATGAAAATATTGTTTTCTTTTAGCTTGCATATTATTAGTTGTTTTGGCAGGCTAAATTATTAGATTTATAATCACAGTTCACTTTGCTAAACCAGATAATTTTCAAGGACTATTATTTTTTTGGACGGGCAAGTATACTTGCCTTGTTCCTACTGCAGCAGCAAATAACACTAGATTGTACCAAAACTAAATTTTCAGGTATTTATGGAGGAGCCAATGCAGATGTATCTTGTGACGCATACCACAAATACAAGGTCTGGAAGACAGTTCAACTTTGAAGTTCATGTAATTGATTATCAGTTTTGACTGCTTGTTTATCACAGGATGATGTAAAACTCATGGCTGATACCGGTTTGGAAGGGTATAGATTTTCCATTTCGTGGTCGAGACTTATTCCCAGTAAGCTCCATTACTCAACTACTTAGTACCTATAATGTTTTAATTATCAGTTTTATCTTCCTTCTCATTCTTGCTATTTTTTTAAATCTCTATGTAGATGGAAGAGGTCCTATTAATCCTAAAGGATTACAGTATTACAACAATCTCATCGATGAGCTCATCGGTCATGGTTATAATCAGACTCCCTTATGCACTACTTATTTCTTCAGTTGAAAGTTTGAATGTAGCTTGTTAGTAAGACTGAAAAGTTCTGGTCCAAAATGCTGATTAATAGATGATCTGTCGCTTATCTGATTGACTCCACTGTGTTTTTATTTCCCTAAATTTGCAGGAATTCAGCCGCATGTTACTTTATGTCACAGTGATCTACCACAAGCACTTGAAGATGAATATGGAGGATGGATGAGTCGAAAGATAATGTGTGATGAAGAGTCCTTCTAATTTAGTTCATAATTTGGCTATATATCTTTTTTACATCTAACTGGATGCAAAAATACTGTTCATGTTGTCCTTTTAGCGATGACTTCACTGCCTATGCGGATGTGTGCTTCAAGGAATTTGGTGACAGGGTTTTGTATTGGACTACCTTAAATGAAGTCAATGTGTTCACTATAGGCGGTTATGATATTGGGCTCTCACCCCCAAATCATTGTTCTCCACCTTCTGGAGTTAGACCCTGTTCCATGGGTAACTCTTCAACCGAGCCATACATAGTAGCTCATAATATACTACTTGCCCATTCAGCTGCTGTGAGACTTTACAGGAGAAAGTACAAGGTATCGCCTTTAAACATCACATCAAATAATGTACGAGAACTTACTTGTGTACTAAAGCCCCAAATGTTTGCTAACAGTGTGTATGTTACAATGCAGTCAACTCAACATGGTTTTGTGGGATTAAATCTCTTTGCATATCGGCCTCTTCCTTATACAAATAAAACGGCTGATATAATTGCAGTACAACGAGTTTACGATTTCTACATAGGCTGGTAAATGCAGAAGTTTCTTGGCTGCCCGTTAGCATCTCTTACTTTCAATACTAATGAACTGCGTATTCACAGACACATCTAAATGTCTGTATAATTCCTATTGTCAATGCAGGTTTGCCAATCCCTTAATGTTCGGAGACTATCCTGACATAATGAAGAGGAATGTTGGCTCTAGATTGCCCAAATTCACAGGAGAAGAGTCTATGCAAGTTAAAGACGCTGTAGACTTCATAGCTCTGAACCATTATCAAACAGTACATGTCAAAGATAGCCCCAGCAGCCTGGAAACTAAAATCATGGACTTCGACAATGATGGAGCATTTCAAGTTATATGTAAGAATAACGAGTAATTACCTATAGATGAAGATATCTTGATCTGTTCAATTGACATTTGAAGACAATAGACATCTTTAAGTTTGGCGCGCAAAGTAAATCTTTTAAAATAATTGCATAATCTAGTTAAATGAACCAACACCATTTTTTTTGCCAAGCTGATGCCAATCAGTTTCATTCTCTTTTATGTGTGACATTAAAAAAAATCactaccttttttttttggtacaaaAAAAGAAATTACTCTTGAATGTCTTTCTTGTGATTTCTGCAACTTTATGGATTTGTGCAGATACGGATGATGATTCTCCACCAGGTCAGGTGAGTCTTGCGACATTCGTGAATCTACAATGCACTTTTCCTTGTTTAGGTTTATTTAATTTTTCATTGCCAATTTGTTCAGACTGAGTATCCAGTGACACACCCGGGGCTAGGAGGAGTATTAGAATATCTCAAGCAAGCTTATGGCAATCCACCTATATATATT includes these proteins:
- the LOC132608913 gene encoding beta-glucosidase 11-like isoform X8, whose translation is MVAENEEYFFPLLFCRLGKLRTFGGCYLHFVHKEMASCCKLYYSNINLKIGKHMHVGKQRLKSRRHRRRMTTSAKQLLCIFTAMMLVFLVVVSGAEDVRRTDFPDTFIFGAGSSAYQVEGAAFEDGRMPSIWDTFAHSGIYGGANADVSCDAYHKYKDDVKLMADTGLEGYRFSISWSRLIPNGRGPINPKGLQYYNNLIDELIGHGIQPHVTLCHSDLPQALEDEYGGWMSRKIIDDFTAYADVCFKEFGDRVLYWTTLNEVNVFTIGGYDIGLSPPNHCSPPSGVRPCSMGNSSTEPYIVAHNILLAHSAAVRLYRRKYKVSPLNITSNNVRELTCVLKPQMFANSVYVTMQSTQHGFVGLNLFAYRPLPYTNKTADIIAVQRVYDFYIGWFANPLMFGDYPDIMKRNVGSRLPKFTGEESMQVKDAVDFIALNHYQTVHVKDSPSSLETKIMDFDNDGAFQVIYTDDDSPPGQTEYPVTHPGLGGVLEYLKQAYGNPPIYIHENGSLSNF
- the LOC132608913 gene encoding beta-glucosidase 11-like isoform X1; its protein translation is MVAENEEYFFPLLFCRLGKLRTFGGCYLHFVHKEMASCCKLYYSNINLKIGKHMHVGKQRLKSRRHRRRMTTSAKQLLCIFTAMMLVFLVVVSGAEDVRRTDFPDTFIFGAGSSAYQVEGAAFEDGRMPSIWDTFAHSGIYGGANADVSCDAYHKYKDDVKLMADTGLEGYRFSISWSRLIPNGRGPINPKGLQYYNNLIDELIGHGIQPHVTLCHSDLPQALEDEYGGWMSRKIIDDFTAYADVCFKEFGDRVLYWTTLNEVNVFTIGGYDIGLSPPNHCSPPSGVRPCSMGNSSTEPYIVAHNILLAHSAAVRLYRRKYKVSPLNITSNNVRELTCVLKPQMFANSVYVTMQSTQHGFVGLNLFAYRPLPYTNKTADIIAVQRVYDFYIGWFANPLMFGDYPDIMKRNVGSRLPKFTGEESMQVKDAVDFIALNHYQTVHVKDSPSSLETKIMDFDNDGAFQVIYTDDDSPPGQTEYPVTHPGLGGVLEYLKQAYGNPPIYIHENGQLTPRNAMLNDTSRVQYLQAYIGNLLDAMRNGSNVKGYFMWSFLDCFELLDAYGSAFGLYYVDLNDKDLTRYPKLSAYWYSNFLKGKASKHAATLEIEDKVLHSSQ
- the LOC132608913 gene encoding beta-glucosidase 11-like isoform X4 — its product is MVAENEEYFFPLLFCRLGKLRTFGGCYLHFVHKEMASCCKLYYSNINLKIGKHMHVGKQRLKSRRHRRRMTTSAKQLLCIFTAMMLVFLVVVSGAEDVRRTDFPDTFIFGAGSSAYQVEGAAFEDGRMPSIWDTFAHSGIYGGANADVSCDAYHKYKDDVKLMADTGLEGYRFSISWSRLIPNGRGPINPKGLQYYNNLIDELIGHGIQPHVTLCHSDLPQALEDEYGGWMSRKIIDDFTAYADVCFKEFGDRVLYWTTLNEVNVFTIGGYDIGLSPPNHCSPPSGVRPCSMGNSSTEPYIVAHNILLAHSAAVRLYRRKYKSTQHGFVGLNLFAYRPLPYTNKTADIIAVQRVYDFYIGWFANPLMFGDYPDIMKRNVGSRLPKFTGEESMQVKDAVDFIALNHYQTVHVKDSPSSLETKIMDFDNDGAFQVIYTDDDSPPGQTEYPVTHPGLGGVLEYLKQAYGNPPIYIHENGQLTPRNAMLNDTSRVQYLQAYIGNLLDAMRNGSNVKGYFMWSFLDCFELLDAYGSAFGLYYVDLNDKDLTRYPKLSAYWYSNFLKGKASKHAATLEIEDKVLHSSQ
- the LOC132608913 gene encoding beta-glucosidase 11-like isoform X2 — translated: MVAENEEYFFPLLFCRLGKLRTFGGCYLHFVHKEMASCCKLYYSNINLKIGKHMHVGKQRLKSRRHRRRMTTSAKQLLCIFTAMMLVFLVVVSGAEDVRRTDFPDTFIFGAGSSAYQVEGAAFEDGRMPSIWDTFAHSGLISYGIYGGANADVSCDAYHKYKDDVKLMADTGLEGYRFSISWSRLIPNGRGPINPKGLQYYNNLIDELIGHGIQPHVTLCHSDLPQALEDEYGGWMSRKIIDDFTAYADVCFKEFGDRVLYWTTLNEVNVFTIGGYDIGLSPPNHCSPPSGVRPCSMGNSSTEPYIVAHNILLAHSAAVRLYRRKYKSTQHGFVGLNLFAYRPLPYTNKTADIIAVQRVYDFYIGWFANPLMFGDYPDIMKRNVGSRLPKFTGEESMQVKDAVDFIALNHYQTVHVKDSPSSLETKIMDFDNDGAFQVIYTDDDSPPGQTEYPVTHPGLGGVLEYLKQAYGNPPIYIHENGQLTPRNAMLNDTSRVQYLQAYIGNLLDAMRNGSNVKGYFMWSFLDCFELLDAYGSAFGLYYVDLNDKDLTRYPKLSAYWYSNFLKGKASKHAATLEIEDKVLHSSQ